A single window of Meiothermus sp. DNA harbors:
- the secD gene encoding protein translocase subunit SecD: MTNRLWKAVFLVGLLLAALVGLFRPWEARNPQNPLLPRDGLIRLGLDLQGGLRITLRVTNPNPDPAVAKTELDVARTVIENRVNAIGVAEPLVQVQGNDRIIVELPGLKQDQQERALGLIGQTARLEFRIVNQGATGITVAQINEQLRNSGLSGAALAARRAELEKSLYKLEDLGPPLLTGADLRTANASFDQFGRPQVDMEFTPEGAKKFEEATRANVGRQLAVVLDDKVYTAPNIRQAIAGGRAVIEGLSGVQEASDIALVLRSGSLPVKLEVAETRAIGPTLGQDAINAGIQAGIIGTILLFALIFAYYGFWMGLVAALGLVYTAILLLASISLLGATLTLPGIAGLILTLGAAVDGNVLSFERIKEELKMGKKFRQAIPGGFSHSIITILDVNMCHLLAAAALYQYSTGPVRGFAVMLALGVVTSVFSNLVFSRWLLETIGDRREVKPPYWLWGTKIDFLSISRYVTAASLTLALIASVIVFVKGFNFGIDFTGGTAFTIRVPDSTRADQIRSFLDNAGIAEVRGAESVITSLSSINGNEFSVRVRQVSEEKRIELERKFQQGLQATILQSETVGPAIGAELRRNTIFAVLVGLALILIYVAFRFDWVFGVASVIAVGHDVAIVAGLYSLLGLEFSIPTVAVLLTIVGFSINDSVIISDRIRENLKLMRGRSYYDIVNTSINQTLSRTLMTSLSTMLPILALLFLGGPVLRDFSLAIFVGFIVGTYSSIYVVSALVVWYKTREQRKSAPKARSA; this comes from the coding sequence ATGACCAACCGTTTGTGGAAAGCTGTTTTTTTAGTCGGGCTGCTTTTGGCAGCCCTGGTAGGGCTTTTCCGTCCTTGGGAAGCCCGCAATCCGCAAAACCCTCTGCTACCGCGCGACGGCCTGATTCGCCTGGGCCTCGACCTGCAGGGGGGGTTGCGCATTACCCTTAGGGTGACCAACCCCAACCCCGACCCGGCGGTGGCCAAAACCGAGCTAGACGTGGCCCGTACCGTAATCGAGAACCGGGTCAATGCCATTGGCGTGGCCGAACCCCTGGTGCAGGTGCAGGGCAACGACCGGATTATCGTCGAGTTGCCGGGTTTGAAACAGGATCAGCAAGAGCGGGCGTTGGGCCTGATTGGCCAGACTGCCAGGCTCGAGTTCCGCATCGTAAACCAGGGCGCTACCGGTATCACGGTGGCCCAGATCAACGAGCAACTGCGCAACTCCGGCCTGAGCGGAGCCGCTCTGGCAGCCCGGCGGGCCGAACTCGAGAAAAGCCTCTACAAGCTGGAAGACTTAGGCCCACCCCTCCTGACTGGGGCCGACCTACGCACCGCCAATGCCTCCTTCGACCAGTTCGGAAGGCCCCAGGTCGATATGGAGTTCACCCCCGAAGGGGCTAAAAAATTTGAAGAGGCCACCCGGGCCAATGTGGGCCGACAACTCGCGGTGGTGCTCGACGACAAAGTGTATACCGCCCCCAATATCCGCCAGGCCATCGCCGGTGGGCGGGCCGTGATCGAGGGCCTCTCGGGTGTGCAGGAAGCCTCCGATATCGCCCTGGTGCTGCGCTCGGGCTCGCTTCCGGTCAAGCTGGAGGTGGCCGAGACCCGTGCCATTGGCCCTACCTTGGGCCAGGATGCCATCAATGCAGGTATTCAAGCCGGGATTATCGGTACGATCTTGCTTTTTGCCCTGATCTTCGCCTACTACGGCTTCTGGATGGGGTTGGTTGCTGCGCTGGGCCTGGTATATACCGCCATCTTGTTGTTAGCCTCCATCTCTTTGCTGGGAGCTACCCTAACCCTACCGGGTATTGCCGGTCTTATTCTGACCCTGGGTGCTGCAGTAGACGGCAACGTGCTGTCCTTCGAGCGCATCAAGGAAGAGCTCAAAATGGGAAAGAAGTTCCGCCAGGCCATTCCAGGTGGCTTCTCCCACTCCATCATCACCATCCTGGACGTCAACATGTGCCACCTGTTGGCTGCTGCGGCACTGTACCAATACAGCACCGGGCCGGTGCGGGGCTTTGCCGTGATGCTGGCGCTGGGGGTGGTGACCTCGGTCTTCTCCAACCTGGTCTTTAGCCGCTGGCTTTTGGAAACCATCGGTGACCGCCGTGAAGTTAAGCCTCCTTACTGGCTTTGGGGCACCAAAATCGACTTCCTGAGCATCTCCCGCTACGTGACGGCAGCTTCGCTGACCCTAGCCTTAATCGCAAGCGTCATTGTGTTTGTCAAGGGCTTCAACTTCGGTATTGACTTCACCGGGGGTACGGCTTTTACCATCCGCGTACCCGATAGCACCCGGGCCGACCAAATTCGCAGCTTTCTCGACAATGCCGGTATTGCCGAAGTGCGTGGGGCAGAGTCCGTCATCACCTCGCTTTCTAGCATCAACGGCAACGAGTTCTCGGTGCGGGTGCGCCAGGTAAGTGAAGAGAAGCGCATCGAGCTGGAGAGAAAATTCCAGCAGGGTCTGCAAGCGACCATTCTCCAGTCCGAAACAGTAGGCCCAGCCATTGGGGCCGAGTTGCGGCGTAACACCATTTTTGCGGTGCTGGTGGGGCTGGCGCTCATCCTGATTTATGTAGCCTTCCGCTTCGACTGGGTGTTTGGAGTGGCTAGCGTAATTGCGGTAGGGCACGATGTGGCCATCGTGGCCGGGCTGTACAGTTTGCTGGGACTGGAATTTTCCATTCCCACGGTGGCGGTTCTGCTCACCATTGTAGGTTTTTCCATCAACGACTCGGTGATCATCTCCGACCGAATCCGGGAAAACCTCAAGCTCATGCGCGGGCGTAGCTACTACGACATTGTCAACACCTCCATCAACCAGACCCTCTCCCGCACCCTCATGACCTCGCTCTCGACCATGCTGCCCATTCTGGCCCTGTTGTTCCTCGGGGGGCCGGTGCTGCGCGACTTCTCGCTGGCCATTTTTGTGGGCTTTATTGTGGGTACGTACTCCTCCATTTACGTGGTCTCGGCGCTGGTGGTCTGGTACAAAACACGCGAGCAGCGCAAATCAGCCCCCAAAGCCCGTTCGGCTTAG
- the infB gene encoding translation initiation factor IF-2, translating to MAKIRIYQLAKELGMTNDELLKILDEMGVSYKSHASTLEEDTALAVKELIGEQRVAEAARKAEEARKSIPHRPPVVVIMGHVDHGKTSLLDYLRKSRIAEKEAGGITQHVGAFEVKTAPRDGAEGGTVVFIDTPGHEAFTTIRQRGAKVADIAVIVVAATEGVMPQTKEAIAHAKASGAKIIFAANKMDLPGADINKVYQDLMQLGLVPVAYGGDVEVLPISAKTGQGIPELLETILLLAELEDLRADPKAEAQGVILEARVDKQAGVLVSLLVQQGTLKIGDYVVAGEHWGKIKAMSDAEGHRRSEAGPGSAVQVLGFSELPVAGDTFTWVPDQVAAKEITEERIEERKAQQVTAELHRARNLADLMRSMQEGEQKEINLILRADTQGSLEAIQNILAKESSEEVKISVLLAAVGAPSESDVLLASTAHGAILSFNVNPSGSVKKMAEQKGVPLQTFRVIYELIDEIRKMVKGQREPVFKEEILGTAEVRAIFKLSRGTIAGCMVTSGKITRNADIRVLRKGKEIWKGKIEGLKRLKDDVREVTQGFECGILLEGFTDFQEGDVLEASQQVEVATD from the coding sequence ATGGCAAAAATCAGAATCTATCAGCTCGCTAAAGAACTCGGCATGACCAACGACGAGCTGCTAAAAATCCTGGACGAGATGGGGGTGTCCTATAAGTCCCATGCCAGCACCCTCGAGGAAGACACCGCCCTCGCGGTCAAGGAGCTGATCGGTGAGCAAAGGGTGGCTGAAGCCGCCCGCAAAGCCGAGGAGGCTCGCAAGTCCATTCCCCACCGCCCCCCGGTGGTGGTGATTATGGGCCACGTGGATCACGGCAAGACCAGCTTGCTGGACTACCTGCGCAAGAGCCGCATTGCCGAGAAAGAAGCCGGGGGGATAACCCAGCACGTGGGGGCCTTCGAAGTCAAAACCGCCCCTCGCGATGGTGCCGAGGGCGGTACGGTGGTCTTCATCGACACCCCCGGCCACGAAGCCTTTACCACCATCCGGCAACGCGGGGCCAAGGTAGCCGATATTGCCGTGATCGTGGTTGCAGCCACCGAGGGGGTTATGCCCCAGACCAAGGAGGCCATCGCGCATGCCAAGGCTTCCGGGGCCAAGATCATCTTTGCTGCCAACAAGATGGATCTACCGGGTGCCGACATCAACAAGGTTTACCAGGACTTGATGCAGCTTGGTCTGGTGCCGGTGGCCTATGGGGGAGACGTGGAGGTGCTGCCCATCTCGGCCAAGACCGGCCAGGGCATTCCGGAGCTGCTCGAGACCATTCTGCTGTTGGCCGAGCTTGAGGACTTACGGGCCGACCCCAAGGCCGAGGCCCAGGGGGTGATCCTGGAGGCTCGAGTGGACAAGCAAGCCGGGGTGTTGGTGAGTTTGCTGGTGCAGCAAGGCACCCTCAAGATTGGCGACTACGTGGTAGCCGGCGAGCACTGGGGCAAGATCAAGGCCATGTCCGACGCCGAGGGCCACCGGCGTAGCGAGGCTGGCCCGGGCAGTGCGGTACAGGTGCTGGGCTTTTCGGAGCTACCGGTGGCCGGGGACACCTTTACCTGGGTGCCCGACCAGGTCGCGGCCAAGGAGATCACCGAGGAACGCATCGAAGAGCGCAAGGCCCAGCAGGTCACCGCTGAGCTACACCGGGCCCGTAACCTGGCCGACCTGATGCGCTCCATGCAGGAAGGTGAACAAAAAGAGATCAACCTGATTCTGCGGGCCGACACCCAGGGCTCTTTGGAGGCCATTCAGAACATCCTGGCCAAAGAATCCTCCGAAGAGGTCAAGATCAGCGTGCTGCTGGCTGCCGTAGGTGCCCCCAGCGAGTCGGATGTATTGTTGGCTTCAACGGCCCACGGGGCCATCCTTTCCTTCAATGTCAACCCCAGCGGCTCGGTCAAGAAGATGGCCGAACAAAAGGGAGTACCGCTGCAAACCTTCCGGGTCATCTACGAGCTGATCGACGAGATTCGCAAGATGGTCAAGGGGCAACGGGAGCCGGTGTTCAAAGAAGAGATCCTGGGCACTGCCGAAGTGCGGGCCATCTTCAAGCTTTCGCGCGGCACTATTGCGGGTTGTATGGTGACCTCGGGCAAGATCACCCGCAACGCCGATATCCGGGTGTTGCGCAAGGGCAAGGAAATATGGAAAGGCAAGATCGAGGGCCTCAAGCGCCTCAAGGATGATGTGCGCGAGGTAACCCAGGGTTTCGAGTGCGGAATTTTACTCGAGGGCTTTACCGATTTTCAGGAGGGGGATGTGCTCGAGGCCAGCCAGCAGGTTGAGGTGGCCACAGATTAG
- a CDS encoding YlxR family protein yields MSASKHVPIRQCVACRTRRPKRELLRIVLTEAGPVLDPTGRKPGRGAYVCPDKPECWAEKKLRRFAGAKAKELSQALLIVLGGGQSQNPEVGKPST; encoded by the coding sequence ATGTCGGCAAGCAAACATGTTCCTATTCGCCAGTGTGTGGCCTGCCGAACACGCAGACCCAAGCGGGAACTGTTGCGGATCGTGCTGACCGAGGCGGGCCCCGTCCTAGACCCCACCGGGCGCAAACCCGGGCGTGGGGCATATGTGTGCCCCGACAAACCCGAGTGCTGGGCCGAGAAAAAGTTGCGTCGCTTTGCCGGGGCGAAAGCCAAGGAGCTTTCGCAGGCATTGCTCATCGTTCTGGGCGGCGGTCAAAGCCAGAATCCTGAGGTCGGTAAACCCTCGACCTGA